Proteins co-encoded in one Kribbella qitaiheensis genomic window:
- a CDS encoding choice-of-anchor Q domain-containing protein yields the protein MRRVVLSIVVAMIGALLFAIGQAGSAQAAPITVTTTADVVNGADGVTSLREAITTANAAGDATTITLAAAATYGLNLCGDDDTNATGDLDSTSAQPLTIEGSGSTIDQNCAGERVMNTLDSDGSLTLHELTLTGGDDLFGAALQHAGDATLDDTTVTGNAGGAGRVLESPLGGAILNLTGSNIHDNTGTGVALSLGQVHITDTSITNNTGRGVGLTDGALSVSGSTISGNGSDGVRTTGQGSGLFALTNTTVDNNGGTGVICSACGDLTVTGSTVTGNHPSGTSSGGGIQVLFDQDTPVDQPVVSVIDSTVSGNSKTGSGGGINTAIIENSSGPPPAQIIVTRSTISNNSASGAVDSQGGGIYAVTGEVRVDNSTVTGNSATAAGGGVYTLAHDVYLQHATVSGNTAGGVGRNVATNAGLHTFGSILAGGTGSSDCGIELLTTSTGYNLDGDGSCSLAGVGDHSNIGSPQLGALASNGGPTQTMLPLAASLANGAVPAAACTVLAVDQRGITRPQGTNCEAGSVEIAEVPPAAACTKTGTAGSDLLLGTAGADVLCGLGGDDLILGLGGNDILRGGNGKDLLIGGTGHNTLDGGPGQDLCIGVGDTKISC from the coding sequence ATGCGTCGCGTTGTGCTGTCCATTGTCGTCGCCATGATCGGGGCACTGCTGTTTGCCATCGGGCAGGCCGGGTCTGCCCAGGCTGCCCCCATCACTGTCACCACCACCGCGGATGTCGTGAACGGCGCCGACGGGGTGACCTCGCTGCGAGAGGCCATCACCACGGCCAACGCCGCCGGCGACGCGACCACGATCACCCTTGCCGCGGCCGCGACGTACGGGCTGAACCTGTGCGGTGACGACGACACGAACGCGACCGGGGACCTGGACAGTACGTCGGCGCAACCACTCACGATCGAGGGCAGCGGATCGACCATCGACCAGAACTGCGCGGGCGAGCGGGTGATGAACACGCTCGACTCCGACGGCTCACTCACCTTGCACGAGCTGACCTTGACCGGCGGCGACGACCTCTTCGGTGCGGCGCTGCAGCACGCGGGCGACGCGACTCTCGACGACACCACGGTGACCGGGAACGCGGGCGGCGCAGGCCGGGTGCTCGAGAGCCCCCTCGGTGGCGCCATCCTCAACCTGACCGGCTCCAACATCCACGACAACACCGGTACGGGCGTGGCGCTGTCGCTGGGCCAGGTGCACATCACCGACACCTCTATTACCAACAACACCGGACGGGGCGTCGGCCTGACCGACGGGGCCCTGTCCGTGAGCGGCTCGACGATCAGCGGGAACGGCAGCGACGGTGTACGGACCACCGGGCAGGGCTCGGGCCTGTTCGCTCTTACTAATACGACAGTGGACAACAACGGCGGTACCGGCGTGATCTGCTCGGCCTGTGGCGACCTGACGGTGACCGGCTCGACCGTGACCGGCAACCACCCTTCCGGGACCAGCAGCGGTGGCGGCATCCAGGTGCTGTTCGACCAGGACACGCCCGTTGATCAGCCAGTGGTGTCAGTGATCGACTCGACCGTGTCCGGCAACTCCAAGACCGGCTCTGGCGGCGGGATCAACACCGCCATCATCGAGAACTCCAGCGGCCCGCCACCGGCGCAGATCATCGTCACCCGGTCGACCATCAGCAACAACAGCGCCTCTGGTGCCGTCGACAGCCAGGGCGGTGGCATCTACGCGGTCACCGGCGAGGTACGGGTCGACAACTCCACCGTCACCGGCAACAGTGCGACCGCGGCCGGCGGTGGCGTCTACACGCTCGCCCATGACGTCTACCTGCAGCACGCGACCGTCTCGGGTAATACAGCAGGAGGCGTGGGCCGCAACGTGGCCACCAACGCGGGCCTGCACACCTTCGGCTCGATCCTTGCCGGAGGCACTGGCTCCAGCGACTGCGGCATCGAGCTACTCACCACTTCTACCGGCTACAACCTCGACGGCGACGGCAGTTGCAGCCTGGCCGGGGTGGGCGACCACAGCAACATCGGTAGCCCGCAGCTAGGCGCGCTGGCCAGCAACGGCGGCCCGACCCAGACGATGCTGCCGCTGGCCGCAAGCCTCGCCAACGGCGCAGTACCGGCAGCGGCGTGCACAGTACTTGCTGTCGACCAACGCGGCATCACCCGACCGCAGGGCACCAACTGTGAAGCCGGGTCGGTCGAGATAGCCGAAGTACCACCCGCAGCGGCCTGCACCAAGACCGGTACTGCTGGGAGCGATCTGCTCCTGGGTACTGCCGGAGCCGACGTACTGTGCGGCCTCGGCGGCGACGACCTCATCCTCGGACTGGGCGGCAACGACATCCTGCGCGGCGGCAACGGCAAGGACCTGCTGATCGGCGGCACCGGTCACAACACCCTCGACGGCGGCCCCGGCCAGGACCTCTGCATCGGAGTCGGAGACACCAAGATCTCTTGCTGA
- a CDS encoding YciI family protein: protein MKYLLVLNINPDVLNALTETEQQAIFSGHEKFMAVTQESGEFHSTAALAEPAKTAVVKVRDGVPAVTDGPFVEAKEFLAGYYLIDVASKERAYELAALIPDAAIEGLGVEVREVIHEVGL from the coding sequence GTGAAATACCTACTGGTCCTGAACATCAACCCTGACGTGCTGAACGCCCTGACCGAGACCGAGCAGCAGGCGATCTTCAGCGGGCACGAGAAGTTCATGGCCGTCACCCAGGAGTCGGGCGAGTTCCACAGCACGGCCGCGCTGGCCGAGCCGGCCAAGACGGCTGTCGTCAAGGTCCGCGACGGCGTGCCGGCGGTGACGGACGGCCCGTTCGTGGAGGCGAAAGAGTTCCTGGCGGGCTACTACCTGATCGACGTCGCGAGCAAGGAGCGGGCCTACGAACTCGCCGCGCTGATCCCGGACGCCGCCATCGAGGGCCTCGGCGTCGAGGTCCGCGAGGTCATCCACGAGGTCGGTCTGTAG
- a CDS encoding YegP family protein yields the protein MAGKFELYEDKSGGFRFRLKAGNGEVIASSESYKTKDGALNGIESIKKNAGDAAIDDQTS from the coding sequence ATGGCGGGAAAGTTCGAGCTGTACGAGGACAAGTCGGGCGGGTTCCGGTTCCGGTTGAAGGCCGGCAACGGCGAGGTGATCGCGAGCAGCGAGAGCTACAAGACGAAGGACGGCGCGCTGAACGGGATCGAGTCGATCAAGAAGAACGCGGGCGACGCGGCCATCGACGACCAGACCTCCTGA
- a CDS encoding DUF6058 family natural product biosynthesis protein produces the protein MTQEALAARFCEINGEHPMSAEDDAYVTRQYRVLTELCAEQDRDVDDVRRLMLAGQLPMPGYLRSDGAEMVPADLFALADQVGLSDLRGWFVAQWKDLADGNEEWDAYLSGQYVCLHSVTPATIHRKSELMKAIDVTTDRAQLKLLVDELDELEPEFTAYDRLRFDGPVSRDTHITAIRHRLAS, from the coding sequence ATGACTCAGGAAGCTTTGGCTGCGAGATTTTGTGAGATCAATGGCGAGCACCCGATGAGTGCCGAGGACGACGCTTATGTCACCCGGCAGTACCGCGTGCTGACCGAGCTCTGTGCGGAGCAGGACCGGGACGTGGACGACGTGCGGCGGCTGATGCTCGCGGGGCAACTTCCGATGCCCGGCTATCTGCGGTCGGACGGCGCCGAGATGGTGCCGGCGGATCTCTTCGCACTGGCCGACCAGGTCGGGCTATCGGATTTGCGGGGCTGGTTCGTCGCGCAGTGGAAAGACCTTGCCGATGGCAACGAAGAATGGGATGCCTACTTGAGCGGTCAGTATGTCTGCCTGCATTCGGTCACGCCGGCCACGATCCATCGAAAAAGTGAACTTATGAAGGCGATCGACGTCACCACTGACCGGGCACAGCTGAAGCTGCTGGTCGACGAACTGGACGAACTCGAGCCCGAGTTCACCGCCTACGACCGGCTTCGCTTCGACGGCCCCGTCTCCCGCGACACCCACATCACCGCGATCCGCCACCGCCTCGCCTCGTGA
- a CDS encoding TetR/AcrR family transcriptional regulator: protein MATISKETAKRLDPEKLAISALALADLEGLEAITIRRLAQQHEVTPMALYRHFSDKDDLLAAIGDRMLADIALPEPNDDPWDVQLHAILTAFVAALRPHPKVAQLAMFRILVTEPGLAMAERTMELLTEAGFSVDDAAEVGRQSLCSLITLVTMEPGATEVTDPVAREDALRAKRASLAALSPRRYPLITAAADTLVCPASTDRYYDFGVELVVAGVRGVLPARQK, encoded by the coding sequence GTGGCGACGATCAGCAAGGAGACCGCGAAGCGGCTCGACCCGGAGAAGCTGGCGATCAGCGCGCTGGCCCTGGCCGACCTCGAAGGGCTCGAGGCGATCACGATCAGACGGCTGGCCCAGCAGCACGAGGTCACCCCGATGGCCCTCTACCGGCACTTCAGCGACAAGGACGACCTGCTGGCCGCGATCGGCGACCGGATGCTGGCCGACATCGCCCTGCCCGAGCCGAACGACGACCCCTGGGACGTCCAGCTCCATGCGATCCTGACCGCCTTCGTCGCCGCCCTCCGGCCGCATCCGAAGGTCGCTCAGCTGGCGATGTTCCGCATCCTGGTCACCGAACCAGGCCTGGCGATGGCCGAACGCACGATGGAGCTCCTCACCGAGGCGGGCTTCTCCGTCGACGACGCGGCCGAGGTCGGCCGGCAGTCACTGTGCTCGCTGATCACCCTCGTCACGATGGAGCCGGGTGCCACCGAGGTCACCGACCCGGTCGCCCGCGAGGACGCCCTCCGCGCCAAGCGCGCCTCACTCGCCGCCCTGTCACCGCGGCGCTACCCGCTGATCACCGCCGCGGCCGACACCCTGGTCTGCCCAGCCTCCACCGACCGGTACTACGACTTCGGCGTCGAGCTCGTAGTAGCCGGCGTCCGCGGCGTACTACCGGCTCGGCAGAAGTAG
- a CDS encoding MFS transporter, which yields MRRSPWATLAVLALAQFIVVLDVTIVNVALPHIQADLKFSTDNLQWVINAYTLLFGGFLLLGGRMSDLLGPRRVFIAGLLLFGATSLVAGLSNSPEFLIGARAVQGLGGALLSPAALAILTVTFAHGRERNIAMGVWGGLAGLGGTLGVVAGGVLVDSLSWQWVFFVNVPIVLALVALIPVFVRDTRHNEGRDRTFDTAGAVLGTAGLLAVVYGVVRSEPKGWGSGEVLTFLIGGVALLIAFVMVEARSKAPLVPLRLFRSRALSVSSGSLALNGAGFLSMFFLTAIYLQQVRGDSALQAGVHFLPMGGAAIAGAILASQLVQKVGTRTVQLGGAVLSVAGLLLLSQADAVGSYTSQLLPGLIIFGVGIIGVGVPGQIAAVSDVEHHEAGAASGVVNAMYQVGGALGLAIVTTLSISRTTDAIAHGVPQQQALVDGFQRGLLVAAAFAIANVFLTLASPQLQPTAEQLTEATAAA from the coding sequence ATGCGACGCAGTCCCTGGGCGACACTCGCGGTGTTGGCCCTAGCGCAATTCATCGTGGTGCTGGACGTGACGATCGTGAACGTCGCGCTGCCGCACATCCAGGCAGATCTGAAATTCTCCACCGACAACCTGCAGTGGGTGATCAACGCCTACACCTTGCTGTTCGGCGGCTTCCTGCTGCTCGGCGGGCGGATGTCGGACCTGCTCGGCCCGCGCCGGGTCTTCATCGCCGGCCTCCTGCTCTTCGGCGCGACTTCGCTCGTCGCGGGGCTGTCGAACTCGCCGGAGTTCCTGATCGGCGCCCGCGCAGTACAGGGCCTTGGTGGTGCTCTGCTGTCGCCCGCCGCACTGGCGATCCTGACGGTGACGTTCGCCCATGGGCGTGAGCGGAACATCGCGATGGGCGTCTGGGGCGGCCTCGCCGGACTTGGCGGCACCCTCGGAGTCGTGGCGGGCGGCGTACTGGTCGACTCGCTCAGCTGGCAGTGGGTCTTCTTCGTCAACGTGCCGATCGTGCTCGCACTGGTAGCACTGATCCCGGTCTTCGTCCGCGACACCCGGCACAACGAGGGCCGTGACCGTACCTTCGACACGGCAGGCGCAGTGCTCGGTACTGCGGGTCTGCTGGCGGTCGTGTACGGCGTGGTCCGGTCCGAGCCGAAGGGATGGGGCTCGGGCGAGGTGCTCACGTTCCTCATCGGCGGCGTGGCGCTGCTGATCGCCTTCGTGATGGTGGAAGCGCGGTCGAAAGCGCCGCTGGTGCCGCTGCGGCTGTTCCGGTCCCGCGCGCTCAGCGTCTCCAGTGGTTCGCTGGCGTTGAACGGCGCTGGGTTCCTGTCGATGTTCTTCCTGACCGCGATCTACCTGCAGCAGGTCCGCGGTGACTCGGCACTCCAAGCCGGTGTGCACTTCCTGCCGATGGGCGGCGCTGCGATCGCCGGGGCCATCCTCGCCTCACAGCTGGTCCAGAAGGTCGGTACTCGGACAGTGCAGCTCGGTGGTGCTGTGCTGAGCGTCGCCGGATTGCTCCTGTTGTCCCAAGCGGACGCGGTCGGCAGCTACACGAGCCAACTGCTCCCCGGCCTGATCATCTTCGGCGTCGGCATCATCGGCGTCGGCGTACCGGGTCAGATCGCCGCAGTCTCCGACGTCGAGCACCACGAAGCAGGCGCGGCCTCCGGTGTCGTCAACGCGATGTACCAGGTGGGCGGCGCGCTTGGCCTGGCGATCGTCACCACCCTCTCGATCAGCCGCACCACAGACGCGATCGCCCACGGCGTACCCCAGCAACAGGCCCTGGTCGATGGCTTCCAACGCGGCCTCCTGGTAGCCGCAGCCTTCGCCATCGCCAACGTCTTCCTGACCCTGGCCTCCCCCCAACTCCAACCCACCGCAGAACAACTAACCGAAGCCACCGCCGCAGCCTGA
- a CDS encoding DUF6247 family protein, translating to MTAQPLPGPGDDPAEILRVLPAEWHEQFLSEYHEALEAAHEVWRFRQLQDVLHLWHLRATAFSKPGFALAEQATREGRAEEFTPAEEVIPGWADRP from the coding sequence GTGACTGCTCAACCGCTGCCGGGACCGGGGGACGACCCCGCGGAGATCCTGCGCGTGCTGCCTGCCGAGTGGCACGAGCAGTTCTTGAGCGAGTACCACGAAGCCTTGGAAGCGGCCCACGAGGTCTGGCGCTTCCGTCAGCTCCAGGACGTCCTGCACCTCTGGCACCTCCGCGCCACAGCGTTCTCCAAACCAGGATTCGCCCTCGCAGAACAAGCAACCCGTGAAGGTCGCGCCGAAGAGTTCACCCCGGCCGAAGAAGTCATCCCTGGCTGGGCAGATCGACCGTGA
- a CDS encoding TolB family protein — protein sequence MPRTLRPGQRAELYVIDVDSGESRLVFESSTLLFEAPNWTVDGEWLIVNGDGNLYRIAVAGGEPEQLELGGVPPINNDHVLSPDGSSVFVSADDGHLYAVPLAGGSARRVSNDRGRGFHHYLHGISPDGATLAYIGLEKSADGTTLTNVYTIPSAGGTDVQLTDDEHADDGSEYSPDGQWIYFNSERASTTPGHAQLFRISGETLEQLTFDERVNWFPHPSPDGTTIAYISFPPGTLGHPADIADVRIRLLTDPPRDLVTLPGGQGTMNVPSWSPTSTHLAYVTYPF from the coding sequence ATGCCCCGCACACTCCGTCCTGGTCAGCGAGCCGAGCTGTACGTCATCGATGTGGACTCGGGCGAAAGCCGGCTGGTCTTCGAGTCGTCGACCCTGTTGTTCGAGGCGCCGAACTGGACGGTCGACGGCGAGTGGCTGATCGTCAACGGAGACGGCAATCTGTACCGGATCGCCGTTGCCGGCGGCGAACCCGAGCAGCTCGAGCTCGGTGGCGTGCCGCCGATCAACAACGATCACGTGCTGAGCCCCGACGGCAGCTCGGTGTTCGTATCCGCCGACGACGGCCACCTGTACGCCGTACCGCTGGCTGGTGGTTCCGCAAGGCGCGTGAGCAACGATCGCGGGCGGGGATTTCACCACTACCTTCATGGGATCTCGCCCGACGGCGCGACGCTCGCCTACATCGGCTTGGAGAAGTCGGCCGACGGCACCACGCTCACCAACGTCTACACGATCCCGTCGGCCGGTGGCACCGACGTACAGCTCACTGACGACGAACATGCCGACGACGGTTCGGAGTACAGCCCGGACGGTCAGTGGATCTACTTCAACTCGGAGCGGGCTTCAACGACGCCCGGCCACGCCCAGCTCTTCCGGATCTCCGGTGAGACCCTCGAACAACTCACCTTCGACGAGCGGGTCAACTGGTTCCCCCACCCGTCACCGGACGGCACCACGATCGCCTACATCAGCTTCCCACCCGGCACCCTCGGCCACCCCGCGGACATCGCCGACGTCCGCATCCGCCTCCTCACCGACCCGCCTCGGGACCTGGTCACCCTCCCCGGCGGCCAAGGCACCATGAACGTCCCCAGCTGGTCCCCCACCAGCACCCACCTCGCCTACGTGACCTACCCGTTCTGA
- a CDS encoding FAD-dependent oxidoreductase, protein MSKPAILTVDDDPMVSAAISRDLRNRYGDDYLVVGARSAAQALAILTKLALRNQAVALIASDQRMPGMTGVELLEQARVHAPGAKYLLLTAYADTDVAIKAINDIGLDYYLLKPWDPPEERLYPIVDDLLGDWRQANPDQSSEVRVIGHRWSDRSYDLKTFLARNHVPYRWFDIERDAEAQRLSTLAEATPADLPLVLIPEGESLRSPSTLDLAGALGLRTRAEQPLYDVCIVGGGPAGLAAAVYAASEGLSTVVVEREGPGGQAGQSAAIENYLGFPKGLTGADLTQRAVAQVSRFGAEMVLARNVVGFENRGPVHAVLFDGAGELEARALIVATGVSYRRLEAAGLDEFRGRGVYYGATASDANLCQDDDVYVVGAANSAGQAALNLARFAKRVVLVVRATTLEATMARYLVDRIASAPNIEVRCRTEVAACRGDGHLEGLVLADRASGATEEVSSSWLFIFVGASPHTEWLGDGVARDAKGFVITGQDLLVDLDRVGGPRWPLARPPFALETSVPGVFAAGDVRLDSMKRVASAVGEGAMSVYLVHRYLATI, encoded by the coding sequence ATGAGCAAACCGGCGATTCTGACCGTTGACGACGACCCCATGGTGTCCGCGGCGATCTCACGAGATCTGCGGAATCGGTACGGGGACGACTATCTCGTCGTGGGCGCGAGATCCGCGGCGCAGGCGCTTGCCATCTTGACGAAACTGGCCCTGCGCAACCAGGCGGTCGCGTTGATCGCCTCCGACCAGCGGATGCCCGGGATGACCGGCGTCGAGCTGCTCGAGCAGGCTCGAGTCCATGCGCCCGGAGCGAAGTACCTGCTGCTGACGGCGTACGCCGACACCGATGTCGCGATCAAGGCGATCAACGACATCGGCCTCGACTACTACCTGCTCAAGCCGTGGGATCCGCCCGAGGAGCGGCTGTACCCGATCGTCGACGACCTGCTCGGTGACTGGCGGCAGGCCAACCCGGACCAGTCCTCCGAAGTACGGGTGATCGGGCACCGATGGTCCGATCGCAGCTACGACCTCAAGACCTTCCTGGCCCGCAACCACGTGCCGTACCGCTGGTTCGACATCGAGCGCGACGCCGAGGCCCAGCGACTGTCCACGCTCGCTGAGGCAACCCCGGCTGACCTGCCGCTGGTCCTCATCCCGGAGGGCGAGTCGCTGCGTTCACCGTCGACGCTGGATCTGGCCGGCGCACTTGGCCTGCGGACCAGAGCCGAACAACCTTTGTACGACGTATGCATCGTCGGCGGCGGACCGGCAGGTCTGGCAGCCGCGGTCTACGCGGCGTCAGAGGGCCTGAGCACTGTCGTCGTGGAGCGCGAGGGTCCGGGCGGACAGGCCGGCCAGAGCGCCGCGATCGAGAACTACCTGGGATTCCCGAAGGGCCTGACCGGCGCCGACCTGACCCAGCGGGCGGTCGCCCAGGTCTCCCGGTTCGGCGCCGAGATGGTGCTCGCCCGGAACGTCGTCGGCTTCGAGAACCGTGGGCCGGTGCACGCCGTGCTGTTCGACGGCGCGGGTGAGCTCGAGGCTCGCGCGCTGATCGTGGCGACCGGGGTCTCGTACCGGCGGTTGGAGGCGGCCGGGCTCGACGAGTTCCGCGGTCGAGGCGTGTACTACGGCGCCACGGCGAGCGACGCGAATCTGTGTCAGGACGACGACGTCTACGTCGTGGGTGCCGCGAACTCGGCAGGTCAGGCCGCGCTCAACCTCGCCCGCTTCGCCAAGCGGGTGGTGCTCGTGGTCCGGGCCACGACGCTGGAGGCCACGATGGCCCGCTACCTCGTCGACCGCATCGCCTCCGCACCGAACATCGAGGTCCGCTGCCGGACCGAGGTGGCGGCGTGCCGCGGCGACGGTCATCTCGAAGGTCTCGTCCTCGCCGATCGGGCGTCCGGCGCGACCGAGGAGGTGTCGTCGAGTTGGCTGTTCATCTTCGTCGGCGCTTCGCCGCACACCGAATGGCTCGGGGACGGAGTCGCCCGCGATGCCAAGGGATTCGTCATCACCGGACAGGACCTGCTGGTGGACCTCGACCGGGTAGGTGGACCGCGTTGGCCGCTGGCTCGTCCACCGTTCGCCCTGGAGACCAGCGTGCCCGGGGTGTTCGCGGCCGGCGATGTCCGGCTCGACTCGATGAAGCGGGTCGCCTCGGCCGTCGGTGAGGGCGCGATGTCGGTCTATCTCGTGCATCGCTACCTGGCCACGATCTGA
- a CDS encoding sensor histidine kinase, with amino-acid sequence MRVADLRSFGLFDGLTDAQLAELVEAGTDVPIVPGVDLFHEGEHADFWWVLVDGGIELLRRVGREDNVVGRMDVPGRWAGGFRAWDEHGVYLATGRGVTDGRVLRVPAPLLRELSSAWFPFAGHLIEGLYGTARRIEATVRQRESLVTLGTLAAGLAHEINNPAAAATRAVGALEGACGTLLSSLGKLAEGEISAAQFTALDALRREIKPLAAEVDPLDIADQEIALSSWLAGHGVSRDWTIAPTLAAAGVDVEWCERAVTVLGEPALEPGLEWVASTFSAITLLSEVKESTRRISDLVAAVRSYSQMDRASMQHVDVTEGLESTLVMLGHKLRDGIEVSRDYGTDVPPIDAYAGELNQVWTNLIDNAVDAMNGIGRLQVTTRADGDHVVIEIGDTGTGMPPEVAARAFEAFYTTKEVGKGTGLGLDIAQRIIVERHGGAITIDSHPGSTIFRVRIPIQHST; translated from the coding sequence ATGCGCGTCGCCGATCTGCGGTCCTTCGGCCTCTTCGACGGTTTGACCGACGCCCAACTGGCGGAACTGGTCGAAGCCGGTACCGACGTACCGATCGTGCCCGGCGTCGACCTCTTCCACGAAGGTGAGCACGCGGACTTCTGGTGGGTGCTCGTCGACGGTGGGATCGAACTGCTCCGCCGGGTCGGCCGGGAGGACAACGTCGTCGGCCGGATGGACGTACCGGGTCGCTGGGCCGGCGGCTTCCGGGCCTGGGACGAGCACGGCGTCTATCTCGCGACCGGTCGGGGAGTGACCGACGGCCGCGTACTGCGGGTGCCTGCTCCGCTATTGCGCGAGTTGTCCAGCGCCTGGTTCCCCTTCGCTGGTCACCTCATCGAGGGCCTCTACGGCACCGCGCGCCGAATCGAGGCGACGGTGCGGCAACGCGAATCGCTCGTCACCCTCGGCACGTTGGCCGCCGGTCTTGCCCACGAGATCAACAATCCCGCCGCTGCTGCCACCCGTGCGGTCGGGGCGCTCGAAGGCGCCTGCGGGACGCTGCTCTCATCTCTGGGCAAGCTTGCCGAGGGGGAGATCTCGGCCGCCCAGTTCACCGCCCTCGATGCTTTGCGCCGTGAGATCAAGCCGCTAGCGGCCGAGGTGGATCCGCTCGACATTGCTGACCAGGAGATCGCCTTGTCGTCGTGGCTGGCCGGCCATGGCGTCAGCCGTGACTGGACCATCGCGCCGACGCTCGCGGCCGCAGGCGTTGACGTCGAGTGGTGTGAGCGGGCAGTGACCGTACTAGGCGAGCCCGCCCTGGAACCGGGGCTGGAGTGGGTGGCGAGCACGTTCTCCGCGATCACGCTGCTGTCCGAGGTGAAGGAGTCCACCCGGCGGATCTCCGACCTGGTCGCCGCGGTCAGGTCGTACTCGCAGATGGACCGCGCCTCGATGCAGCACGTCGATGTGACCGAAGGCCTCGAGAGCACGTTGGTGATGCTCGGCCACAAACTCCGCGACGGCATCGAGGTCAGCCGCGACTACGGCACCGACGTACCGCCGATCGATGCGTACGCCGGTGAGCTCAATCAGGTGTGGACCAACCTCATCGACAACGCCGTCGACGCGATGAACGGTATCGGGAGACTCCAGGTGACCACCCGCGCCGACGGCGACCACGTCGTCATCGAGATCGGCGACACCGGCACCGGGATGCCTCCCGAGGTGGCGGCCCGCGCCTTCGAGGCCTTCTACACAACGAAGGAAGTCGGCAAGGGTACGGGGCTCGGCCTCGACATCGCCCAGCGGATCATCGTCGAACGCCACGGCGGCGCCATCACCATCGACAGCCACCCGGGCTCGACGATCTTCCGGGTCCGGATCCCGATCCAGCACTCCACGTAG